One window from the genome of Pyxicephalus adspersus chromosome 6, UCB_Pads_2.0, whole genome shotgun sequence encodes:
- the MSMP gene encoding prostate-associated microseminoprotein — translation MLHSSTSPLVALLLLLLILPNTQSRCYFQAKALCHHAGKSYGLGESWLGKDCQLCTCLHPVGVGCCDITQHPIDFPSWCEARYDPQTCHISVVQKANTNLPCVHSADYEWGSSGTPEPTSESIYPTHLGR, via the exons ATGCTGCATTCTTCAACATCGCCACTAGTGGCACTGCTCCTTCTGCTCCTCATCCTTCCAAACACACAGAGCCGCTGCTACTTCCAGGCCAAAG CGTTGTGTCACCATGCTGGGAAGAGCTATGGTTTGGGAGAATCCTGGCTGGGTAAGGACTGTCAGCTCTGTACGTGTCTGCACCCTGTGGGAGTTGGATGCTGTGACAT AACGCAGCACCCCATTGACTTCCCATCGTGGTGTGAAGCTCGCTATGACCCTCAGACCTGTCATATCTCTGTTGTTCAGAAAGCCAATACCAATCTTCCATGTGTGCACAGCGCAGACTACGAATGGGGCTCATCTGGGACCCCAGAACCCACTTCAGAGTCCATCTACCCAACCCACCTTGGCAGATAG
- the RGP1 gene encoding RAB6A-GEF complex partner protein 2, giving the protein MMIEVVAKLLRGPVFLAGEALECIVTFTNPLSALSTSASSETLAWASAQIHCQFHASDSRVQLPANEEPRQDVQAENETVFIPNRGERGQCILSTPPKILFCDLRLDPGETKSYSYTETLPLSAPPSFRGQSVKYVYKLTIGCQRVNCPIQLLRVPFRVLLLYALQGFQPLQEDEVAPSNPFLDDDEISKKDSRLLDSAVEILMAVTSRRTLHQYNISNTRGRVGTFCIFKTVYKIGEDVIGTFNFSDGEIPCLQYSVSLQTEESVQEEYRRSRGQPLSISTHAQHHESCLHTASSNFSLPVPLSSCPGFTTNIVSLKWRLHFEFVTARDPVEAPTVPENQSEIITWTGAEHIDVDTFSWDLPIKVLPTNPLLASYVSPASSSHSICI; this is encoded by the exons ATGATGATTGAAGTGGTGGCCAAGTTGCTGCGTGGTCCGGTGTTCCTGGCTGGTGAGGCCTTGGAGTGTATTGTCACCTTCACCAACCCATTGTCTGCCCTTTCCACCTCCGCCAGCAG TGAGACCCTCGCCTGGGCCAGCGCTCAGATCCATTGCCAGTTTCATGCCAGTGACAGCAGAGTGCAGCTTCCAGCCAATGAGGAGCCCAGACAGGATGTCCAGGCTGAGAATGAGACCGTCTTCATCCCTAACAGAG GTGAACGAGGTCAGTGTATCCTCTCTACTCCACCCAAAATTCTGTTCTGTGACCTTCGCTTGGACCCCGGAGAGACCAAATCCT ATTCCTATACTGAGACATTGCCTCTCTCTGCTCCCCCCTCCTTCCGAGGGCAGTCTGTTAAATATGTCTACAAGCTGACCATTGGCTGCCAGAGAGTCAACTGCCCCATACAGCTTCTGCGAGTCCCATTCCGGGTCCTTTTATTATACG CCCTCCAGGGTTTCCAGCCGCTACAAGAGGATGAGGTGGCTCCCTCCAATCCCTTCCTGGACGATGATGAAATTAGTAAGAAAGACTCGCGCCTACTAGACTCCGCTGTGGAGATTCTTATGGCTGTTACATCACGGCGGACGTTAC ATCAATATAACATCAGCAACACACGAGGCAGAGTTGGAACTTTCTGTATCTTTAAGACGGTCTATAAGATAGGAGAAGATGTCATTGGAACCTTCAACTTTTCTGATGGTGAAATTCCCTGCTTACAG TACTCTGTGTCTCTGCAGACGGAGGAGAGTGTACAGGAGGAGTACAGACGTTCCCGTGGACAGCCGCTATCCATCAGCACGCATGCTCAGCACCATGAGTCCTGCCTACATACTGCCAGCAGTAATTTCAGCCTTCCTGTCCCGCTCAGCTCCTGCCCTGGCTTCACTACCAACATTG TATCACTGAAGTGGCGCCTGCACTTTGAATTTGTCACAGCCCGGGACCCAGTGGAAGCGCCCACCGTACCAGAGAACCAATCAGAGATCATCACTTGGACGGGAGCTGAACACATTGATGTGGACACTTTTAGCTGGGATCTGCCCATCAAAGTTCTACCCACCAACCCCTTACTTGCCTCTTATGTATCTCCGGCCTCTTCATCCCACTCCATCTGTATATAA